A window of Campylobacter ureolyticus contains these coding sequences:
- a CDS encoding HypC/HybG/HupF family hydrogenase formation chaperone, whose product MCLSIPSKVLEVDENNFATVETLGVKRGVSLDLIGEPVKPGEYVLIHVGFAMEKIDTKAALESLEFYKKIAKEMEDGTIDQSDGDMGLSNMKIE is encoded by the coding sequence ATGTGTCTTAGCATACCATCAAAAGTTTTAGAAGTAGATGAAAACAACTTTGCTACAGTTGAAACTTTAGGCGTTAAAAGAGGTGTTAGTTTAGATCTTATTGGCGAGCCTGTAAAACCAGGCGAATATGTTTTAATCCATGTTGGCTTTGCAATGGAAAAAATAGATACAAAAGCAGCTCTTGAAAGTTTGGAGTTTTATAAAAAAATTGCAAAAGAGATGGAAGATGGGACAATTGATCAAAGTGATGGTGATATGGGACTATCAAATATGAAAATAGAGTAA
- a CDS encoding DUF3137 domain-containing protein: MEELERKQILKKAILNYRLFFVLVPAFLFLFFLIFEIFSEYFPDIKEKYPEANLLFLAYFPLFFIALFFLNRYLNYLKKQNIKFENYIKEKLVSKFLKNYTYNPADGFGSNFINSVEIYAHYDFATHDLVKGFHKDTKFEFCIAETCENYTSVGGDFGKLINGLKKMKYELSKFTGVILGFVIDKNFKSKTIIVDKSYNTKINGKKEIFDNSTFNDEFRIFSDDAVEARYLLSFLDMEKIVNFQNTIGAGQASYAFINGKFYIFLNNYHFSYNPSLFFEVNEKDAINFAQNIKKVISFIDYFK, translated from the coding sequence GTGGAAGAGCTAGAAAGAAAACAAATACTAAAAAAAGCCATTTTAAATTATAGGCTTTTTTTTGTTTTAGTTCCAGCTTTTTTATTTTTATTTTTTTTGATATTTGAAATTTTTAGTGAGTATTTTCCTGATATTAAAGAGAAATACCCAGAAGCAAATTTGCTTTTTTTAGCCTATTTTCCTTTGTTTTTTATAGCGTTGTTTTTTTTAAATAGGTATTTAAATTATTTAAAAAAACAAAATATAAAATTTGAAAATTATATAAAAGAAAAACTAGTTTCAAAATTTTTAAAAAACTATACTTATAACCCAGCAGATGGTTTCGGAAGTAATTTTATAAATAGTGTAGAAATTTATGCTCATTATGACTTTGCAACTCATGATTTAGTAAAAGGTTTTCATAAAGATACAAAATTTGAGTTTTGTATAGCAGAAACTTGTGAAAATTATACTAGCGTGGGTGGTGATTTTGGAAAGTTAATAAATGGCTTAAAAAAAATGAAGTATGAATTATCAAAATTTACAGGTGTTATTTTGGGTTTTGTGATAGATAAAAATTTTAAATCAAAAACAATAATTGTTGATAAATCCTACAACACAAAAATAAATGGAAAAAAAGAAATTTTTGATAATAGCACTTTTAATGACGAGTTTAGAATATTTAGCGACGATGCTGTAGAAGCTAGGTATTTGCTTAGTTTTTTGGATATGGAAAAAATAGTAAATTTTCAAAACACAATAGGAGCAGGGCAGGCAAGCTATGCTTTTATAAATGGGAAATTTTATATTTTTTTAAATAATTATCATTTTAGTTATAACCCATCTTTATTTTTTGAAGTAAATGAAAAAGATGCGATAAATTTCGCACAAAATATAAAAAAAGTGATAAGTTTTATAGATTATTTTAAATAG
- the hypA gene encoding hydrogenase maturation nickel metallochaperone HypA, with the protein MHELSIVIDLVALCEENLRKNNKNKIEEVHLKIGRLSGVEPHLLKSAYEVYQKDTVCKDAKLIINLQDVVVKCNKCGKESVLNKNEFLCPKCGSNDLEVLDGEDMYLMQLVMS; encoded by the coding sequence ATGCATGAGCTTTCAATAGTAATTGATTTAGTTGCACTTTGCGAAGAAAATTTAAGAAAAAATAATAAGAACAAAATAGAAGAAGTTCATCTTAAAATAGGGCGTTTAAGTGGTGTTGAACCACATCTTTTAAAAAGCGCTTATGAGGTTTATCAAAAAGACACAGTTTGCAAAGATGCAAAACTCATTATAAATTTACAAGATGTCGTTGTTAAGTGTAATAAATGCGGAAAAGAAAGCGTGCTTAATAAAAATGAGTTTTTATGCCCAAAATGTGGCTCAAATGACCTTGAAGTGCTTGATGGCGAAGATATGTATTTAATGCAGCTAGTTATGTCATAA
- the hypD gene encoding hydrogenase formation protein HypD translates to MDLINDFRDKTHILNLSKLIIENSKKPLNIMEICGGHTHSIMKFGIDKLVGENIKFIHGPGCPVCVMPRHSIDEAIKLASMKDTIFTTLADMLRVPGSYTTLAKQRAKGHDIRALYSPLDVINIALKNPDKNVIFFAIGFETTTPMSAVVIEKAINLNLKNLFFHINHVTVPAPVKALLDDKNVKIDAFLGPSHVSVIIGSKPYEDIAKTYKKPIAISGFEPLDIMDSILNLVKQFNENKFEVYNEYNRVVKPNGNEKAINLINKYFKKVDFEWRGLGVIPKSGLDLKDEFDFLNARKIFDCSVESKSENRACICGEILRGLKNPPDCKVFGKVCNPQNPLGSCMVSSEGACAAYYKYKRG, encoded by the coding sequence ATGGATTTAATAAACGACTTTAGAGATAAAACTCATATTTTAAATTTATCAAAACTAATAATTGAAAATTCAAAAAAACCACTTAATATAATGGAAATTTGTGGTGGGCACACACACTCTATAATGAAATTTGGTATTGATAAATTAGTCGGAGAAAATATAAAATTTATCCACGGCCCTGGATGTCCAGTTTGTGTTATGCCTCGTCATAGTATTGATGAGGCCATAAAGCTTGCCTCTATGAAAGATACCATTTTTACAACATTGGCTGATATGTTAAGAGTGCCAGGAAGTTATACAACTCTTGCCAAACAAAGGGCCAAAGGTCATGATATAAGAGCTTTATATTCTCCACTTGATGTGATAAATATAGCATTAAAAAATCCAGATAAAAATGTGATATTTTTTGCTATTGGTTTTGAAACAACTACACCAATGAGTGCAGTTGTCATAGAAAAAGCAATAAATTTAAATCTTAAAAATCTTTTTTTTCATATAAATCATGTTACCGTTCCAGCACCAGTTAAAGCTCTTTTAGATGATAAAAATGTAAAAATTGATGCATTTTTAGGACCAAGTCATGTAAGTGTTATAATTGGTTCAAAACCATACGAAGATATTGCAAAAACTTATAAAAAACCAATTGCCATAAGTGGATTTGAGCCACTTGATATAATGGATTCTATTTTAAATTTAGTTAAACAATTTAATGAAAATAAATTTGAAGTTTATAACGAATACAACCGAGTTGTTAAGCCAAACGGGAATGAAAAAGCTATAAATTTAATAAATAAATATTTCAAAAAAGTGGATTTTGAGTGGAGAGGACTTGGAGTTATACCAAAAAGTGGACTCGATCTAAAAGATGAGTTTGATTTTTTAAATGCAAGGAAAATTTTTGATTGCAGTGTTGAGAGCAAGTCTGAAAACAGAGCCTGTATTTGTGGTGAAATTTTAAGGGGGTTGAAAAATCCACCTGATTGTAAAGTATTTGGAAAGGTTTGCAATCCACAAAACCCACTTGGTTCTTGTATGGTTTCAAGCGAGGGAGCATGTGCGGCTTATTATAAATATAAAAGAGGGTAA
- a CDS encoding DHH family phosphoesterase, whose amino-acid sequence MKIYHLSHTDLDGYGAQLVTKHYFKDILFFNSNYGREIEAKFEEILNLIENSAKVNENNEKIYEKSIVLITDLNLSLQQCEKFENALKDKNSTIFLLDHHQTGLECSKKFPWYLMDSSRCATLITYDFFSKLYGKDDRLFKFVNVVNAVDIWLKDNHWFEMGKVCMGVVSGAKEINKIMFDENSREYIFYLLDKSQTFFDQDNGHIALDEALHKIKKEYFKKQNDDTLSNLISKFIVEKLSADREKFEISYLDKKGILTYNIGNTSIIGNDFLVQNPDIDFFIDVTSKKTLSFRANGNADVSQMAKDLVGGGGHINASGGFYAGFKDGYNYQSIKDQITDLISKKTSLA is encoded by the coding sequence AGACGGATATGGAGCACAGTTAGTTACAAAACATTATTTTAAGGATATTTTATTTTTTAATTCCAACTATGGAAGAGAAATAGAGGCTAAATTTGAAGAGATTTTAAATTTAATAGAAAACAGTGCCAAAGTTAATGAAAATAATGAAAAAATTTATGAAAAATCAATTGTTTTAATTACAGATTTAAATTTAAGTCTACAACAGTGCGAAAAATTTGAAAATGCATTAAAAGATAAAAATTCAACTATTTTTTTACTTGATCATCATCAAACTGGACTTGAGTGCTCTAAAAAATTTCCTTGGTATTTAATGGATAGTTCAAGATGTGCAACTCTTATAACTTATGATTTTTTTAGTAAATTATATGGTAAAGATGATAGGCTTTTTAAGTTTGTAAATGTTGTCAATGCTGTTGATATCTGGCTAAAAGACAATCATTGGTTTGAAATGGGTAAGGTTTGCATGGGTGTAGTAAGTGGAGCAAAAGAGATAAATAAGATAATGTTTGATGAAAATAGTAGAGAGTATATATTTTATCTTTTAGATAAATCACAGACTTTTTTCGATCAAGATAACGGTCATATTGCGCTTGATGAGGCTTTGCATAAAATAAAAAAAGAGTATTTTAAAAAACAAAATGATGACACACTTAGTAATTTGATATCTAAATTTATAGTAGAAAAGCTTAGTGCTGATAGAGAAAAATTTGAAATATCATATTTGGATAAAAAAGGCATCTTGACATATAATATAGGCAATACTTCAATCATAGGAAATGATTTTTTAGTGCAAAATCCTGATATTGACTTTTTTATAGATGTTACTTCTAAAAAAACATTGAGCTTTCGTGCAAATGGAAATGCGGATGTAAGTCAAATGGCTAAAGATTTAGTCGGTGGAGGAGGGCATATAAATGCAAGCGGTGGATTTTATGCTGGATTTAAAGACGGCTATAATTACCAATCCATAAAAGATCAAATAACTGATTTAATTTCTAAAAAAACTTCTTTAGCTTAA
- the hypB gene encoding hydrogenase nickel incorporation protein HypB has protein sequence MCKDCGCESHKHNEDTKSTVEVVSKILSKNDKEADHNRAHLDEKGIFCINLMSSPGAGKTTLLENTIKKSKFKIGVVEGDLETNRDADRIIKAGASAYQITTGQGCHLDAVMVHEGLHHLPLENLNLVFVENVGNLVCPASYDVGSHINVVLLSSPEGSDKVEKYPVMFRAADLVIITKSSVKKYFNFDTKEVINSVRKLNPKADIIELDSVTGEGFEKWLDYLKFKMEFR, from the coding sequence ATGTGTAAAGATTGCGGTTGTGAAAGTCACAAACATAACGAAGATACAAAATCAACTGTTGAAGTTGTATCTAAAATTTTATCTAAGAATGACAAAGAAGCAGACCATAACAGAGCTCACCTTGATGAAAAAGGGATATTTTGCATAAATTTAATGAGTAGTCCAGGAGCTGGAAAAACAACACTTTTAGAAAATACAATTAAAAAAAGCAAATTTAAAATAGGTGTTGTTGAAGGAGATTTAGAAACTAACCGTGATGCCGATAGAATCATAAAAGCAGGTGCATCAGCATATCAAATCACAACAGGGCAGGGTTGTCACCTAGATGCAGTTATGGTACATGAAGGACTTCATCACTTGCCACTTGAAAATTTAAATCTAGTTTTTGTAGAAAATGTAGGAAATTTAGTTTGTCCTGCAAGCTATGATGTTGGATCTCACATAAATGTAGTACTTTTAAGCTCACCAGAGGGAAGTGATAAAGTTGAAAAATATCCTGTTATGTTTAGAGCTGCAGATTTAGTTATCATAACAAAATCAAGTGTTAAAAAATATTTTAACTTTGATACAAAAGAGGTCATCAACTCAGTTAGAAAGCTTAATCCAAAAGCTGATATTATTGAACTTGACAGTGTTACTGGTGAGGGCTTTGAAAAATGGCTTGATTATCTGAAATTTAAAATGGAGTTTAGATAA
- the hypE gene encoding hydrogenase expression/formation protein HypE, giving the protein MKEQILLSHGGGGEEMNALINDIIFKAFDNEILKSANDAAILKFNSLNLAFTTDSFVVTPLFFSGGDIGKIAICGTVNDLAMVGAKPLYLSCSFIIEEGFSIKYFKQILNSMSTTAKEAGVFIVCGDTKVVPKGKCDGIFINTSGVGEIIKPINTANLKAPAKILVSSDIARHGSVIMQARDELGFESQLKSDCKPLNLIVEKILNSGITPLAMRDATRGGISAVLNEWAKFCKIGIKIKESAINISDEVKGVCEILGFEPYDLANEGTFVLAVCEKEAPKCLEILREFDKNANIIGEVIENEENRVILETLYGVERFLEPPKGELLPRIC; this is encoded by the coding sequence TTGAAAGAACAAATTCTTTTAAGTCACGGTGGTGGCGGTGAAGAGATGAATGCTTTGATAAATGATATAATTTTCAAAGCCTTTGATAATGAAATTTTAAAAAGTGCAAACGATGCGGCAATTTTAAAATTTAACTCTTTAAATTTAGCTTTTACAACTGATAGTTTTGTTGTAACACCACTATTTTTTAGTGGTGGAGATATCGGTAAAATAGCTATTTGTGGCACTGTAAATGATCTTGCTATGGTTGGAGCAAAACCACTTTATCTAAGTTGTAGCTTTATAATAGAAGAGGGTTTTAGCATAAAATACTTTAAGCAAATTTTAAACTCAATGAGCACAACCGCAAAAGAAGCAGGAGTTTTTATAGTTTGTGGTGATACAAAAGTAGTTCCAAAGGGTAAATGCGATGGTATTTTTATAAATACAAGTGGTGTTGGAGAGATTATAAAACCAATTAATACTGCAAATTTAAAAGCACCAGCTAAAATTTTAGTAAGCTCTGATATCGCTAGACACGGAAGTGTGATAATGCAAGCAAGAGATGAGCTTGGTTTTGAAAGTCAGCTTAAAAGTGATTGCAAACCGCTAAATTTAATAGTTGAAAAAATTCTAAACTCTGGAATTACACCACTTGCAATGAGAGATGCCACAAGAGGTGGAATAAGTGCAGTTTTAAACGAGTGGGCGAAATTTTGTAAAATTGGCATTAAGATAAAAGAATCGGCAATAAATATAAGCGATGAAGTTAAAGGAGTTTGTGAAATTTTAGGTTTTGAACCGTATGATTTAGCAAATGAGGGAACTTTTGTTTTGGCAGTTTGCGAAAAAGAGGCTCCAAAATGTTTAGAAATTTTACGCGAATTTGATAAAAATGCAAATATCATAGGAGAGGTTATAGAAAATGAAGAAAATAGGGTGATTTTAGAAACACTTTATGGAGTTGAGAGATTTTTAGAACCACCAAAAGGTGAGTTACTTCCTAGAATTTGTTAA